The sequence TGCAAATATTTTAACCGATGAAGGATATTTACGCACGACGCCTGCCGATTTACCCAATGAAAATCCAAAACTTAGTGGCATGGATGGTTTTTTTGCCGCCCGTTTTAAGCGTTTAAGTTAAGGATGAAAGCAAAACTTTTGATTTTATCTTAGGTTTTAAAATGCCCAAAAAATACACAAAATTAATAAGCAAACAGCTTGAAATCAAAGGCTTCCATTGTTCAGATATTGATAATATTGAAAAATGGAAGCCACTTGATAATTGTGTCTTTTATTCACTTGACATGTATATTGGCTATAGGGGTGAAGATGGCAGTGACATTTATAGCGTGATGATTGCAACAAGAGAGGGCATTGCCCAATTAAAACACAACAACTTGAATCGTCCTTATAAAATCATTTTAATTGAGAAATATAGCTGGCAAAAGGTCAAAGATATTATTCAAAATATTTTAAGTAATGCAAAGCAGATCATTAGCCAGATAGATGCTCAACTTTATTTATGCCAATATTTTTCATGGGAATATGAGGGCATGATTAATCGATAGGCGCTTATTTATCATTGCTAAATGAGAAAATTGGCGATCAATAATAAAATGATAAAAAAGCTTTTCCATACGGCAATAGACATTGTTATGTGATATTTAAGCATTGCATTTCATTGGCTTTCAGCGATATTAATTTTAGCCAATAATTTGCAAGTAAAAAAGAGGTCAAATCCATGCAAGAAAATAAGACAATTATTGATGAAACGAAACTTGACCGTTTAGCAGAAGTTGCGGTGAAAGTTGGGCTTGGGTTAAAAGAAGGACAAGATGTTGTCTTAACCGCGCCGATTGCGGCATTGCCTTTGGTGCGCCGCATTGCCCATCATGCCTATAAGGCTGGTGCAGGCGTTGTGACCCCTTTTTTTGGTGACGAGGTTTTAAGCCTAGAACGTTTTCATAACGGCCATGATGCAAGCTTTGACCGCGCCGCTTCATGGCTTTATGAAGGCATGGCAAAAGCTTTTGAAAATGGCGCAGCTCGCCTTGCCATTGCTGGCGATAATCCACTTTTACTTTCTAACGAAGATCCTGAAAAAGTATCACGTCTTAACAAAGCAACCTCGCTTGCCTATCAACCTGCGCTTGAAAAAATTGCCGGTTTTGACGTGAATTGGAATATTGTTTCCTATCCCAATCCATCATGGGCAAAAGTTGTTTTTCCCCAGTTGAGTGAAGATGAAGCCACCCATCAATTAGCAGAAGCTATTTTTAAAGCAAGCCGTGTTGATAATGATGGTGCGGTTGAAGCTTGGCAACGCCATAATGCCAATTTACGTCTGCGCAGTTCATGGCTCAATGGGCAAAATTTTTCTGCGCTGCATTTTAAAAGCGCAATAACTGATTTAACCGTAGGTCTCGCCGATGAGCATGAATGGCATGGCGGCGCATCCATGGCTAAAAATGGTATTATTTGCAATCCGAACATTCCAACTGAAGAAGTATTTACCACACCCCATCATAGCCGTGTTGATGGCTATGTACGCTCAACCAAGCCCTTGTCGCACCAAGGCAGCTTGATTGATGATATTTTCATGCGTTTTGAAAATGGCAAAGTGGTTGAAGCAAAAGCATCTAAAGGCGAAGCTGTTTTAAACAAGGTACTTGATACCGATGAAGGTGCCCGCCATTTAGGTGAAGTTGCCCTTGTGCCTCATTCTTCACCGATTTCCGCAAGTGGTTTATTATTCTATAATACCTTGTTTGACGAAAATGCCGCTTGTCATATTGCGCTTGGTCAATGCTATTCCAAATGCTTTAAGGATGGCGCATCATTAAGTGCTGACCAAATTGCAGCGCTTGGCGGCAATCGCAGCTTTATCCATATTGATTGGATGATTGGCGGCAAAGATATGGATATTGATGGCATTAAGCCCGATGGTAGCCGTGTTGCTGTATTCCGCCAAGGTGAATGGGCATTTAACGTTTAACGCTATAACGCAAAAAAATAGCGGATGAAAAAATCATCCGCTAAAAAAAGCAAAGGCCGGGAAATGGAGTGCCCGACCTTTTGTCAAGCTTTGCCAGTACATCCGTGGTCAAAGCCATGACAATAACACCGATGATTTATTTTTCGCATAGATTTATTGCATTCATATGACAGATTGACCACCTATTGAATAAAACTAACGAATAATATGCCGAGCAGTCTATAATTATTCCTGACAATATTTTTTTAACAAAACCAAATACGCTCACTACAATAGGAATTAGGGACTATAAATGCCAGAACTACCCGAGGTTGAAACGGTCCGTAGCGGTCTTGCACCAGATCTTGAAGGCGCACATATCGACTATATTAAAACCAGTGATAAAAAATTGCGTTTGCCCTATGCAGAAAATATGAAAGACCTCATTAAAGGGCAAAAAATCAGATCCTTAATACGGCGTTCTAAATATCTTGTTATCCATCTTGATGGTGGCTTTTTTATTGTTAGCCACTTAGGGATGTCCGGGTCATGGCGGCTGCGTCAAAGCGGTGATGATACACCAAAAGATAAAATAGTCGCCCATGACCATGTCATTTTAGGGCTTAATAAAGATGGTAAAATTTTTGAAGCCGTTTATAATGATCCGCGCCGTTTTGGTTTCTTCACCCTTGAGCTAGACACAAATTTTGCTGACTATGCAGCATTTAAGAAACTAGGCATTGAACCCTTAGGCAACGTATTATCAGGCGACTATCTGCGCGATGCCTTTAAAAATAAGAAAGCTCCCCTTAAAGCCTTATTATTGGATCAAAGCATCATTGCTGGCCTTGGCAATATTTATGTGTGCGAATCCTTATGGCGAGCGGGACTATCGCCGCAATTAAGCGGTGAACATTTAGCCAATGGTAG comes from Bartonella sp. HY038 and encodes:
- a CDS encoding aminopeptidase encodes the protein MQENKTIIDETKLDRLAEVAVKVGLGLKEGQDVVLTAPIAALPLVRRIAHHAYKAGAGVVTPFFGDEVLSLERFHNGHDASFDRAASWLYEGMAKAFENGAARLAIAGDNPLLLSNEDPEKVSRLNKATSLAYQPALEKIAGFDVNWNIVSYPNPSWAKVVFPQLSEDEATHQLAEAIFKASRVDNDGAVEAWQRHNANLRLRSSWLNGQNFSALHFKSAITDLTVGLADEHEWHGGASMAKNGIICNPNIPTEEVFTTPHHSRVDGYVRSTKPLSHQGSLIDDIFMRFENGKVVEAKASKGEAVLNKVLDTDEGARHLGEVALVPHSSPISASGLLFYNTLFDENAACHIALGQCYSKCFKDGASLSADQIAALGGNRSFIHIDWMIGGKDMDIDGIKPDGSRVAVFRQGEWAFNV
- a CDS encoding Imm8 family immunity protein produces the protein MPKKYTKLISKQLEIKGFHCSDIDNIEKWKPLDNCVFYSLDMYIGYRGEDGSDIYSVMIATREGIAQLKHNNLNRPYKIILIEKYSWQKVKDIIQNILSNAKQIISQIDAQLYLCQYFSWEYEGMINR
- the mutM gene encoding bifunctional DNA-formamidopyrimidine glycosylase/DNA-(apurinic or apyrimidinic site) lyase, whose product is MPELPEVETVRSGLAPDLEGAHIDYIKTSDKKLRLPYAENMKDLIKGQKIRSLIRRSKYLVIHLDGGFFIVSHLGMSGSWRLRQSGDDTPKDKIVAHDHVILGLNKDGKIFEAVYNDPRRFGFFTLELDTNFADYAAFKKLGIEPLGNVLSGDYLRDAFKNKKAPLKALLLDQSIIAGLGNIYVCESLWRAGLSPQLSGEHLANGSEFALQKSEALAIAIKDVIAEAIKAGGSTLRDYRHADGSLGYFQHNFAVYGRENQPCTNCGTIISRIVQSGRSTFYCSSCQDNG